One region of Manis pentadactyla isolate mManPen7 chromosome 9, mManPen7.hap1, whole genome shotgun sequence genomic DNA includes:
- the LOC118933088 gene encoding hemoglobin subunit epsilon-2, which translates to MVHFTAEEKAAITSLWAKLNVEVAGGEALGRLLVVYPWTQRFFDNFGNLSSDSAVMGNPKVKAHGKKVLTSFGNAVKHMDDIKGTFAKLSELHCDKLHVDPENFRLLGNMILIVLATHFRKEFTPQKQAAWQKLTMAVANALAHRYH; encoded by the exons ATGGTGCATTTTACTGCTGAGGAGAAGGCTGCCATCACTAGCCTGTGGGCCAAGCTTAACGTGGAGGTGGCTGGAGGAGAGGCCCTGGGAAG GCTCTTGGTTGTCTACCCATGGACCCAGAGGTTCTTTGACAATTTTGGCAACTTATCCTCTGACTCTGCAGTGATGGGCAACCCCAAGGTCAAAGCCCATGGCAAGAAGGTGCTGACCTCCTTTGGAAATGCTGTTAAGCATATGGATGATATCAAGGGTACCTTTGCTAAGCTGAGTGAGTTGCATTGTGACAAGCTGCATGTGGATCCTGAGAACTTCAGG CTCCTAGGCAACATGATATTGATTGTCTTGGCAACCCATTTCCGCAAGGAATTTACCCCACAGAAACAGGCTGCCTGGCAGAAGCTGACAATGGCTGTGGCCAATGCTCTGGCCCACAGGTACCACTGA